cacgtgtggcactgaggtggtgggctgccgccggtagtccgtctccgccatgtcagctgcgcgtggccgctcggtccgggttcgtcgcgcctagcttggtctcgggtgggcgccgtgtagggcaccagcgccttggtgtcggcgggcgtcgtgtcttcctgcttggtgctcagggtggcgtggatcctggtcggtctgacagctcgtaggtcctgctctaagacgcgcgcctgttggacgaactcctctgccggacgccgcgtcatcgggcgtaaatacgggcgaaattccgggcgcatcagctcaactacccgctccagcactccggtaggttcttctccgggaaacagccgcttgtacagacgtatttttttcatgataaacgcctccgccgcctccgtcgcgccttgctcgagacaatacagctccgtccgcactctcatctctgtcttcacgtccgcgaatctggcctcgaacaatctcgcgaactcggtccacggcatgtcatactcctggacgatctgccaccacgtcttggcgtcgcctttgagcgcggtgctcaccctgttcgcccactcacactccggcactccgtagcggttcaggcgttcccgacacgcgtgtacaaatctccgcggatcgtcgctggttctgcccgcaaattccggtagctccacgtgtcctatgagaggtaccctgctccgtggtgtgtcggcggcgtctctcaccgggctgcggcctgacgggcccgctattctcacgtggtggcaccactggcacgtgtaccacccgtcttgaaaggagattaATTCGGACTTCGCGAgacacgccgtgtgcttgaacgcgcgacagttccggcaccagcctccctcccgcgtcttgccctcacactccgcatccgtgcacttcccgtgtcccgcctcaaactgatccgcccgttctgcctgctcgtggttcggctgcgcttcatactgtcctacgcacacgcacgtgtccgtccacgaagaaatcgccgtcccgctcacctggcgcggtcgcgcgcacataacacaatataagctattcttttgaaacaactcacttgccttaatcgcgcccggatttttgtcaagtccgtggttgtccgacatggtcgtgtggtggtgaggccggtcgattgcccctcttcccttcgctacgcgacgcgacgcggatggcggtacacacacacactgacctggcccggctgctgttgtcgcgaggaatgcggccacctggctgctcgcagcgaattcctggaagcgcgcgcccggctggtcacgtggccggcgcgccagagtcccgctatgcgctccgcgcgaacaatagttccagcgcgaactttagttccgcgcgctccgcgtaacaaccgcctatctcacacgctcgtacaggtctggttttcgcggaagatgtaactcgccccacgctcttgggcgccatttgagggctgttcgcgcattgccggtgatttcgagatgttaactatgggcgccaccacgtggaagggcacgtggacccggcggagtctctcactcagggcgtgacgtagcccaagtggggacgagttaccagccctttctatcctagctacccagacctggcccgctctaggcgtcgggcacgccacactcctagactcactcaccacgtgattaaataagtactcactttatatttattctccagatttaatttcactaacacgtctctctacacgcccgttacacgttacacattacacggttaaaaagcctgaggcacgaatcggtttaggtgaaggcatggtccacacacgtggccatgctgcaaagtatacttattacacggtgatgaaaaaactcgactgagacaattaattaattaaacagcccgctggccgagagctgccccgaggatgacgagcgaaagagattcagaaatacttaacgagacagaattacttggtcagtgcagaacaaaggttgaagtccccggggtgctggcgcgtctgctctcggtcagtgatgaagatcgactggggtgagctcatcgctcgcaggtggcaacatggcgcccttcgcgccaacacaattaccgttactgtattctacgactccgtgccccggcgaaagttgagtaaattacagataaacattaaaaatatataaaaattactgacaatggaaagtttgttactatttacttatttaatgataattcatataaaagcattcctatcctcgtccaagtccgtgcctgttcgggtccgcccgggcaacgtctatagttatttaaggtaacttatttaaattaaagaaacacaagtaaactacacagcactggggcgaagatggatgaaaacaacaaaaaggcttacaattaatattaacatagcaattttagggatcgccgcactgcttctaagcgccctcttgtggtagttcgtggcgcgcaattcaaacacacgactacgtacatggcggtacaaatgccggggaaggggagaggaatgttgaggaaacggagactgactaggctcatggggcgtagccccggctgacgtcagcatataaattaatatatacatatataatacaaACATAATGTTTTCGAGATATAGGGACAGCTGGTATTTATTATTTCTCATTGTTCTTGGgaataaattaatatgtaaatgttaaaataaattaataggttacttaaaaaaatcagatactaaaatttttttcatagcataaataattgcatttaaaaatattctaattgCTATTTACTGCACAAGATAAaatataatgaagaaaaaaaagagttcAACTGTCCTATCGTGATGGTGGAAACACCCATACATATTCAACATTCCACTAAAGTCTCAGAAAAAGACTGTAGATCGGAGACTACTCTTAACTACGAAAAATAACAATCAATTGGCCAGTATCCGTGGTCACTAGTGCTTCATGTTCACGTGGCAAAGGTTCGCGGGTTCGTTCGCAACAAACCTAATCACTCAAAATTTATCAGCATGGAAGTTTCAAAACACACTATAATCATGGAGGTGGTCCTGTCTTGATCTTGAGATAAGAACCCCTTATTGGTACGTGAGACATACTAAGtttgttaacaaaaaaattttctgttaagtgtgtgtgtgtcccATGTtaggtcatattttatatttacttacaACACTGTTAACCATGTAGATCTCTCAAAACtaacaaaatgaaaagaaaaaaaaacatagtttaattttttaatatttttgacacATACTAACATATCAAGAGAATTAcagaactgaaatatttttttttgttagagagATTCTACTGACTCTACTGACTACATGATATTGTGGGTGTACAAGGAAAACTCACTAAGTccagttagataaaaaaaatattcatatgacAAAGTCCAGTTTAATGTGTTTCATGAAAAGTATATTATATGACAAGTATATATTATGTTAGATTAAACATGTTTCAGTACCtacgtatgtatatattttacaatattttacaaactcATATGACTATAAAAATctatttttctcataatttcattATATGGACTTGAAGGGTTTTCCTTGTACGCCCACAATATCATTTGAAtcactttcagaaaaaaaatttgtgtatatGTTACTTGGCCCAGTTAACGAAAATTAATTAACTGTAAACATTCACAAACAGCGACCGACCCGGTGAGCGCCGACACCGGCATGACCATGCAGTCCCGCCGGCCAATCAGGTGGGCGCTCTGGTTGAAGATGGGCTTGACCTCGCGCACCCCCATGCAGTCGGGGATGTCCTGCTTGTTGGCCAGCACCAGCAGGGGCACTCCGGCCAGGCTCTCGCTCGAGATCATCTTGTCTGGAGCAGCGGACAAGCGGCTCAGGGACACGGCCGGGGGGAGACGTTCGACCCTCCTCCATTccgggattaaaaaaaaaagaagggggtcGTCTGTatggtcggtttacggacgatcattTCACGTGACAACGccacaagaaaacattgatgaaaaaattgcatacatacagtttttgcaaatttaatttaaataatttgtttaaatataatcacgtacAATTagctacaaaaataaaactgaaatcaaatcaatgtcaataaattgttgatttgaaaaaaatgacgaaattggacaaataaataaaaaattttttaaattgctgcttttaaaaaagcccgcttcaacctgtttgatatcataagaAGATTTTCTCGAAacggcggttggccggttctcgcacgctcggctcgggcggaacgtgatgAGTCgtgcttttccgtgcgtgcagccggcgttcatcgatttttaagacgttatcacgtcaacaaGTGAAGACAGAACTTACGCCAACTTGGCTACATATGGAAACAGGGACATTTTGAAGTGGAATTTCTATGCTGAGGGGAGCTACAATTATCAAGCGTTACGTAAATTCCAATTGAATGAGGGGAATAATTaagtatgtggtgggggaaccgggagatgaggggaatagttaggtatgggGTGGGGGAATGGTAGAGGACAagacagcaggggagaggtagaaatgatgcagcatacttgcacacacacTTTCACTCGCATAATCATGCAATAGCTTAATTTAGCGCTCACATAAATCCAGCCATGCCTCGTACACAAGTGGCAGGAATTGTTTTTCCCAGTAGTCTTATATTTGATTCAGGTTTGCAaacgtgttactgtaagcataTCTTTCTCATACAAATTCTGCATGTGtgttttcatgtatttaataacataaacacaaaatataacatgttCCATCTTCTTTTctcaagtaaaataattatttaaatatctaTGTATGAACAGAGTTCTATAAttctactattccctgagattatAGTGaactaaattttcttttaaaattcatacATAAAGAGacttacgaaaaaaatatatatatatatatacctaatgGTTATACTGGGCCTCTCCTTCACAAAATCAAGGCTATCAGCCTGAATCATTGAATTTCAACTTTCAGAGGGCAACTCTGAGAAACACTAAATTACCTTGTAAATGTGCATCACAAGCCAAGAAAACCTGCATGAATCATAACATAATGATATCATAAAtttaatggatagcccaattttatttataaaaaaataccttCAGCAAAATATAGAGAAATGTGTTTAAGTAATCCTCCACTCTGCATTTAGAGTTCGGCACATCGTGAAATCCGGCTGTACTGTAACTGACTGACTACTGTAAGAACTACTGGAACACCTTCATACACaacaaaaacacaaacattataattttgtaaactttattACTAAAAAAGGGGGGTTTCGAAAACTTACCAAATGCTTCTTTGGAATCTGGAATACGATCCCTATCTGAAGAATCCACAATGTATATTAGGGCATGTGACTCTGCGTAATACTAAAACACATAACATAAATGCTGGTTACATACACTGAGGTGGTAGTAATGTCATAAAAATATGTATCAcgctaacaaatttttttaggatctcaaactatttttatttaaaatttttgggattGGTAGGTACTGAATTAAGGAAACAAATGCAAAAAGCATAAAGATTTATTGCAATGGCTAAATAAAGCTCTAAACCAAGGCTCTACACCTGGTCACCATGATGTCGAACGTTTCCTTGCTGGTGAGTAAAGCCCCTACCACACGATGTAAGTTTCCTTGTAAGGTATTCCATGGTAGCAGGTATGGATGGTTCTATGGAAGAATTCACAAAGCGCTTACCGTTTTCATGTTTTTGTAATGGGTTGTATTCAAATTTCTGTGGAAGCTTTCGCAGAAGGTGGAAATTTTATCCAATCAGAATGTAACGGTAATGTGCCTCTAGTGttataaactgtaatttatttaggAGGGTTTGAGGTTTTATTGATTATTGATTTGAAATTTGGTGAACATGTGATCTGTTGAAGCATTTACAGCATTATGCGACAATTATGAAAAACATCCAGTTcattctataaaaaatatttttaactacaaaaGCATTCGCACAAGCTAGGTCTACACCAGTCACAATTCTATGTGTGATAGTTTCTCCCACAGAAACTTCCATACCTGCTGCCATTGAGGTCTACCTAGTAGTGTTGCTGGAAGCTTTTACCGGAGCCTGTATGAAACAGGCTTTAACTTTGGCCAATATACAAAGATACAACTACACAGTGGTTTTGAAAACATTTGCCAGTACGTTGTTTCAAAATTTGTACAGAaatgagtgttttcaagaaaccTGGATGTTATCTAAAATGTAATAAGTTAATACTGATATTATAACAAATGGTTAGTGCAGTTTATtactctaaaaataaaataaaatctacaaaTAGAACTGCTCGCATCGTATGTGTATATATTATCACTGGCTCCTTTATATTGTGCCCAGCTCCTCAACTTTCATATATATTTTGTAGAAGCCTTCCTTAAACAATGATAGATAGTTTGGACACTGTAAATGCAACATTATTATTTGTCTAAAGCTTTGATCttgtaaatcataatttttttagattattttattatGGAATCCAAGGTAAAGTCCATGACATAATGAAATAATAGTTACTCTATGGTAAgcaaatagtaaaaataaaatcacataaaataagttttttcagAATGGAGTGTCATTAAAAATAAGAGTTCTTTAAGGAGGTAATTTACGTCTACTCTTGTTTTATGTACATTAATAGTCTGTCGATATTTTTCTATAGTAGTGCTCTGATGCCAAAaaattctctatttttttttagttctagtTTGcctactatactatactataataataaattttgatattCTGTGAACATATTGGAATCATTCCATTAACTGAGGTAGCAGTTTTTCTTAAGAGTGCTACAACTAGGTTAATGTCTTATTATCACTATGTTGAACACCTTAGTTGATGTTTGTGATTACCGAATGTGTAAACAATTATGCATTGTatgaaaatgtattaattattttatttcactaataattattaaattctcAATAGGTTTTCCCTGCACTTAAAATGCAAACATTTTGAGAGTAaaagattggttaggttagcaacacttaaaatacattaaaattgagCTAAGGGCTGTTGCTGTTTAAGTTGTGGCattaaaatactgtgaaatcgtgaGAAAGGTTGGTTACGTTAGTCCAGAGGTACTCGAATATTTTGTAATCTAAAAGAATTTTTAAACTGCAGTAAGTAAATGTGAAATATaccatttcttttttttctctagaATAAAACGTGActattggaaataattttttatatatatatacccaaTTAATTACATGTTACGTTACTTTGTCCCATAAAGACTGCAACTCTTCCTGACCACCTAGATCCCAGAAGTTCAGACGTATACCAGCAACATCAATTGTTCCAATATTCAAGCCGACAGTAGTTGTAATTTTACTTGGATTCATTCCCTTGTAGTTCTTCGTGAATTTTGTTTTAGCAGCTTCTAGGTACGTctgtaagaaatttaaaaatttaaaatttgcaaaaaacaaaaattaatttacttacaatctgtaatttaaaaaaaaaaaaatttgaaattacattaccgTTTTCCCCGCATTATCTAAACCCAATATTAAAACACAATATTCATCTTTCTGAACAATATATTTGTACAGGCCATACAATAACGtatacatgtctttaaatttgacatataaacattaccacatccaaacaaacaaacaaaacatttattaaccaTGGATATCAGTATAAGATAGAGTGTCCACAATGGGAAACCTatgatgcacataaagttctgccattcccgatgacacccgaacaattcaccttcggccaacgtcgggatttgttttatttttgcgcagggaaaatgaattaaaatactaaaagtggtcggttagatcagctacattaaaacactttaaaacactatagacggttagttaggttagtacagctacattaaaataaacagagaaatataaatatatataaataaacccgaggttagctgaaggtgaatattcaggcgtgttcgggcagggacagaacttgatggacatcttaggcttcccgtctaCAATATCATAATTTTTAGCAGTTTATATCTATGACTACAAACATGTGATATACGTTCACCCAATAggcattaataatattatatttatttctaatTTCTAAGGGTGGTATTCCATGACATTGGGGTGAGATaccgaataagcactaccttgttgggatacaactgtaacctaactcgcagaccaTATTCCAGAACATGTTGAAACCCAATCCCTATTAGGtaatgacgtcgtccgaccgacgaccatccctaagcccgacctgcacccgccagtatactctcccgctaacggaacgcacccctggtcgtggcccacccgagtcgagcgagccaccgagccgaacggccaaaccagacattattattataaagcacactaaatccgagtggactagagacgaaccacacccattccccctcaaacaattaattacgaattttgcgaccttaaagtctcttccagacgcagtcatttagtttttaacgtaatgaggtcaagcttggcgcggcaggggccgacgcgccaccggacgccattccagttccgcagttcaactcgactcgcggaccgggacggacctacgtcccacggagagaccacaaccattgtcttcatcgcaagtaacgtccggtaaatatagtcatttagcataaaccaaacctttttctattcacctctccgtgcgtgcccggtccgttttttacggttcaggacctaatccgaccgcgtaaacgtaaagacgccccgcaccacacctggtgcgcagggtcgttcttcagcatacggcacgggccgtctcccgcaaaccacagaactttcttaaggccacgcgccttcgcgcggaccacaaacccgcaagggaaacttcgccaagtttagtggcggtgcgtgtaccacccagtgggcacggcacccgcgtagaaacaatcgcttacgggactggccgactccagtcacccacaaactctgtgtgccacgtcaattgtgcgcgcctaattttcattaagtgtactttgttaacgtaactttgcgccacgtcatttgtgcgcgcctaaatttcattaagtgtactttgtcaacgtaactttgcgccacgtcatctgtgcgcgcctaactttcattaagtgtactttgtcaacgtaactttgcgccacgtcatctgtgcgcgcctaattttcattaagtgtactttgttaatgtaactttgcgccacgtcatctgtgcgcgcctctcttgcatcaagtgtacttggcctgcatactgttacccgagaaaccagtgccacgaaacattgaacatgtaccggcctgcactccgcaacggacaagtagccctcaggggcatgtctgtactcagtaattgtatggtgtgacgtcaatcccttgaataaaggcacgtcactactacggcaatcccacgcattcttctttaacgtaaattcccaggcaagaccgccgacggttctagcggaccacgctggggcaacgaaccacgaaccctcattggttagacaccgagctagcctggcgccctcccggaacataaaacgttagtcagaccagccaccccgctagaactcgcgcccggactcgaacacgagaccgcggacgacggcagtaacgaaaaagcaaccgttttaataagtGGTACCATACACGAGCTAGCAACTGATTTTAATGCATTCAATCGGGTGTTTGGCAACCATAGATACATTTGCTACTCTATATTTCGAAGGGAGTGTGTATGTAGCTGGAAGGACTATCGTCGTAGTTGGCATGAAAACTGGTCGACAAGCTGCTTTTCTT
This genomic window from Bacillus rossius redtenbacheri isolate Brsri chromosome 6, Brsri_v3, whole genome shotgun sequence contains:
- the LOC134532654 gene encoding ADP-ribosylation factor-related protein 1; amino-acid sequence: MYTLLYGLYKYIVQKDEYCVLILGLDNAGKTTYLEAAKTKFTKNYKGMNPSKITTTVGLNIGTIDVAGIRLNFWDLGGQEELQSLWDKYYAESHALIYIVDSSDRDRIPDSKEAFDKMISSESLAGVPLLVLANKQDIPDCMGVREVKPIFNQSAHLIGRRDCMVMPVSALTGDGIDEGIHWLVDCIKRNSEIRPARNQDET